The Candidatus Limnocylindrales bacterium nucleotide sequence CACAATTTGGTCTGCCGCAACGGAGGCGTCGGTGCATCGCCGGGAGTTTTGATTTCGATCTTCTTCGCTCGTACGCCGCCGCTACCGAAACCATCACCCTCGGGAAGGTAGTGAAGGCGCTGGGCCGTGTGCGCAATATCCGTGATCCGATCTACAACCTCTGTATTGCTCGGTCTGAGTTGCGAGACCACCTGCCCACAGATTTCCTGAACGATGAAGAATTGCGCATCAACCACGCAAGAAAGCAGTTGCATCCCGTTTATAATGATATGCCATTTCCAGATCCCCTGGATCGCACTGTTCGCACCATCACGGCCGTGTGCACCAGAGTCTCACGGGAGAGCATCATCATCGAAGATCCGCCCCACAGCGGCCGCGTCCGTCGCCTTACCATCCGCGAAAGAGCGTGCATGCAGGGCTTCCCGGTGAACTTCCAGTTCTACGGCGACAGCTATGGGTCAAAGCTTCGCATGGTCGGGAATGCGGTGCCGCCGCTTTTTGCTCTCTATATAGGGCAGGCCTTTCGCGGAGTTCCGAGGCGCAAAATCCGCCGCCCAGCGCAAGCGATCGCAGCGTTCGGAGCGCCGACCATGCCATCAAAAGATGTGCTCCCTGACAGGCGTCGCGCGTCCTATCCGTGGGAGCGAACGTTTTGCTTCGCTATACCAACTCTGCGGATGAAAAGCGGCGTCCGGTGCGAACTGCGAAACGTTCAGAAGTCCAACATGATCGGCTGGAAGATCGCTCTTGTGTTCGGAACTCCGAGATTCATCTACGAGCTCCCCTTCGACCCGTCTCTGTTTGACCGTATGTTGCCGTGTTTAGCGGACCGGACCGCCGCTAAGCTAAAGACCAGATTGGACAGTGTCCGAACGCTTATCCGTACCGCCGATGTTGCGCATATGCAGGACGTGTGGAGCCATCGCGGGCCTGGGGGTCTACGGCCGTTCACACTAATCGATAAGTTGAGTGATGCCGCACAGGACGTCATTGACCTGCTCGCACGAAACGAAGCACTAGCGCGGCAGATTCTCGCGGCGAGCCTCGATAAGTCGTTTGGTCGCAAGTCGAAGACGCTGGCCGGTGCGGCGAAACTATCAAGGAACGCGCCTGTAGTGCTCGCTGGGATTTTAATAGGAACTGTCGCCAACGTCGAGTTCGCTCGACATGGAATGCAACCCCATCCTGATTTGCGTATGCGTCGCCCAATGGTTCGCGTCCGACCGAAATTAAAGCGGGCAGCTCACGGCTGAACGCCTGCGCCAAACGCAGCGGAGCGTAGAAATAGGCACGAGACCTATTAAGTCCGTTTGGGGACGAAGAAGGCTAGTGCTCCTCCGTTAGGAGCTTCTTTAATCGGGCCCAGCTTTCTTCCGGCAGTTGCTTAATGATGCGTACGAGCTTCTCGTCCCCACTGGCCATGACCAACTTGCGCACCGACTCAGCCATCGCTTCCCCCTCTTGGACATCCGCCTCCTCGACGTCCATTCCCCGAACAATCGCGCCTGCGCGGAGGGCCTCATCAAGTGTTAACACGAAATTAGTCCCGAAATTTTCACCACAATGCTGGCACGTTCTTGCGTTCAGTGTGTTGAGGCCTGTGCATTTCGGGCATGGTTTGAAACGCGCCGGCGTTTTTGGGAATTCGAAGCCGCAGACCTCACAGAATTGCGCTCCAACAGGCGCTTCCGTCGTACATGAAGGACATTTTTTCGTCTTTGGTGAGCCTTTCTCCTCCCTAGCCGCGGACGACATTTCTTCCTCAACGCGTCTTGCGAACATTTCAAGGATGTCGAAGGACGGCATAATTACGTAGGCGCGCGTATCGTCGTCAGGTCCAGTCGTGCGCACGACCCGGCCGATGGCTTGCCGGAAGGCAAGTTCAGTAAGCGCATTCGACAAGTAAATAAGGACTCGTAGGCGGGGTATGTCAACGCCTTCGGAGATCATGGCAACCGAAACCAACCATCGCTTATCCGTGTGCCGGAAAGCGGAGATACGCGTTTCAGCGTTCTGCATCTGGCTGTGAACGATCGTCGGTGCTTCGCCTTCCATCCGCTCCAGCAGTTCCGCCATATACTTCGCCATCTCAATGGACGGAGCGATAACTAATCCTCCGGCATTGGCCATGCGGTGCCGGAGGTCGTTCAGCTTGTCGCTGGCCCATGCCACCATTGTCGCTTGGTAGCCGTCAATCCGCGGCGTACGGTTGTCAGCCTCGTACTGCGGCGTGCGAGCCAGATGGTAGAAGTCGAGCGCGCGCTGAAGGCCCGGGATTCGGGCCAGCGTGGGCGT carries:
- a CDS encoding DNA cytosine methyltransferase, which produces MGRRLRAIDIYSGVGGWGLGLRMAGIDVVAAYDHWHAANDTNSKNNGHTTQTVDVRSLPLRALPTNIDIVVGSPPCTEFSFSNRGGNGDIDDGLEHVIKFLSIVAFLKPRAWAMENVPRMADILETELHSQRRLARFAKLGIRYEIFDMAQFGLPQRRRRCIAGSFDFDLLRSYAAATETITLGKVVKALGRVRNIRDPIYNLCIARSELRDHLPTDFLNDEELRINHARKQLHPVYNDMPFPDPLDRTVRTITAVCTRVSRESIIIEDPPHSGRVRRLTIRERACMQGFPVNFQFYGDSYGSKLRMVGNAVPPLFALYIGQAFRGVPRRKIRRPAQAIAAFGAPTMPSKDVLPDRRRASYPWERTFCFAIPTLRMKSGVRCELRNVQKSNMIGWKIALVFGTPRFIYELPFDPSLFDRMLPCLADRTAAKLKTRLDSVRTLIRTADVAHMQDVWSHRGPGGLRPFTLIDKLSDAAQDVIDLLARNEALARQILAASLDKSFGRKSKTLAGAAKLSRNAPVVLAGILIGTVANVEFARHGMQPHPDLRMRRPMVRVRPKLKRAAHG
- a CDS encoding DEAD/DEAH box helicase family protein codes for the protein MQLREWQSQALTKAIQWLVERAEDKHFLINAAPGAGKTIAACAIAKELIDRGLIDRVIVVAPRVEVVRQWGKDFHLVTDRFMGKVTGADDSIEFDVCATWAAIQDLQDAFQAVCNSSRVLVICDEHHHAAVSAVWGTSADSAFANAEYVLVLTGTPIRSDAKPSVWLAYDDSGTIDHPEEGTYTLTYGQAVDLGYCRPATFHRHEGRFTVDLEGGEHVVVTSKQSATLTPTLARIPGLQRALDFYHLARTPQYEADNRTPRIDGYQATMVAWASDKLNDLRHRMANAGGLVIAPSIEMAKYMAELLERMEGEAPTIVHSQMQNAETRISAFRHTDKRWLVSVAMISEGVDIPRLRVLIYLSNALTELAFRQAIGRVVRTTGPDDDTRAYVIMPSFDILEMFARRVEEEMSSAAREEKGSPKTKKCPSCTTEAPVGAQFCEVCGFEFPKTPARFKPCPKCTGLNTLNARTCQHCGENFGTNFVLTLDEALRAGAIVRGMDVEEADVQEGEAMAESVRKLVMASGDEKLVRIIKQLPEESWARLKKLLTEEH